One Ahaetulla prasina isolate Xishuangbanna chromosome 1, ASM2864084v1, whole genome shotgun sequence DNA window includes the following coding sequences:
- the TRMT11 gene encoding tRNA (guanine(10)-N2)-methyltransferase homolog isoform X2, with protein sequence MKRTVCAKSIFELWGHGKSVEELHSSLKNYPIEKMAPYLQSNLTYKIIVHAFNKTLTQAEKIQRIDSLQFLPFKGRVDLNNPDHTFWFLEDYGIYLGNSTEQPISLYFGRWIANGQRDLIESYSVKKRHFIGNTSMHSGLAFIMANHGKVKPNNIVFDPFVGTGGLLIASAHFGAYVCGTDIDYNIVHGLGKASRKNQKWRGPDENIRANLRQYGLEKYYLDIFVSDASKPIWREGVQFDAIITDPPYGIREATRKIGSLRETPKMIEKSTENHNLVSSNYQLSDIIFDLLKFAAKYLVLGGRLVYWLPVYKPEYTEEIIPQHPCLKLVSNCEQTLSNHTSRYLITMEKVKEFEEDDYNSHILDSQYLQYKCHDSFREKYFSGVTKRIAKEKKDSQK encoded by the exons ATCAATATTTGAGCTGTGGGGTCATGGGAAATCTGTAGAAGAACTGCATTCTTCGCTGAAGAATTATCCAATAGAGAAAATG gCCCCATATTTACAGTCCAACCTCACCTACAAAATAATAGTCCATGCTTTCAACAAAACGCTAACACAAGCGGAGAAGATTCAAAGAATAGAT TCTTTGCAGTTTTTACCATTTAAAGGACGTGTAGATTTAAATAATCCAGATCATACATTTTGGTTTCTAGAAGATTATGGAATTTATCTAGGCAACAGTACAGAACAGCCTATTAGCTTGTACTTTGGAAGATGG ATTGCCAATGGACAAAGGGACCTTATTGAATCTTACAGtgttaaaaaaagacattttattgGGAACACGAGCATGCATTCCGGCTTGGCTTTTATCATGGCAAACCACGGAAAAGTAAAACCAAACAATATTGTGTTTGATCCTTTTGTGGGAACAG GTGGACTTCTTATAGCTTCTGCGCACTTTGGAGCATATGTCTGTGGCACAGATATAGATTATAATATAGTACATGGGTTAG GCAAAGCTAGTCGAAAGAATCAAAAGTGGAGAGGACCTGATGAAAATATTAGAGCCAACCTTCGCCAGTATGGTTTGGAGAAATACTACCTTGACATATTTGTTTCTGATGCATCAAAACCCATATGGAGGGAAGGAGTGCAGTTTGATGCAATCATTACAGACC CACCATATGGCATTCGGGAAGCCACCAGAAAAATTGGTTCACTGCGGGAAACAccaaaaatgattgaaaaaag CACTGAAAATCATAACCTAGTTTCTTCAAATTATCAGCTGAGTGATATAATCTTTGACCTATTAAAATTTGCGGCAAAGTATTTGGTTCTTGGAGGAAGATTGGTCTACTGGTTGCCTGTGTACAAACCAGA ATATACAGAAGAGATTATACCTCAGCACCCTTGCCTGAAACTCGTTAGCAACTGTGAGCAGACGCTTTCCAACCACACATCAAGATACCTGATAACCATGGAAAAGGTGAAAGAATTTGAG GAGGACGACTATAATTCTCACATATTGGATAGCCAGTATCTGCAATACAAATGTCATGATTCCTTTCGTGAGAAATATTTCAGTGGAGTGACGAAGAGGATTgccaaggaaaaaaaagacagcCAAAAGTAA